A region of the Paracoccaceae bacterium genome:
CTGGACCCGGTGGCCAGCGCGGTGCTGATCCTGCAGGTGTCCACGCCGGTGGCGGTGACATCCTACATGCTGGCCGCCAAGTACGGCGCCGATGCGGATGCGGTGGCGGGGCTGGTGATCGTCTCGACGCTGCTGTCGGTGGCAACGCTGCCGCTTACTCTCGCTTTTCTGATCTGAGGCGGCTGCGCCACCATTTCCCGGCGCGCGTCTTTCGGCTACATTGCCCGCAAAAGAACAAAGGCTTGAGGCAGATGAGCAGACCCTTCCGCGCCCTGGCGCTTTGCCTTGTGTTGGCGGCCTGCGGCGGCCGCGAATATTCGGCGCCGCGCGACCTTGAGAACGCCTGCTCGATCGTGGCCGAACGGCCGGCCTATTTCCGCGCCATGAAGCAGGCCGAGCGCAAGTGGGGCGTGCCGGTTCCGGTGCAGATGGCCACCATCCATGCGGAATCGAAGTTCATCGGCAATGCCCGGACGCCGCATCAATATGCGCTGGGCATCATTCCGATGGGCCGCCAGTCATCGGCCTATGGCTACAGCCAGGCGCTGGACGGAACCTGGGAGGAATACCAGGACGCCGAGGGCCGCCGCGGTGCGCGGCGCGACCGGATCGAGGACGCGACCGATTTCATGGGCTGGTACATGACGCTGACGGAACGCAACCTGGGCATTTCCAAGCGGGACGCGCGCAACCAGTACCTTGCCTATCACGAGGGGCGCACCGGCTATGCGCGCGGCAGCTACAACGCCAAGCCCTGGCTGATTGCGGTGGCCGGGCGGGTGCAGACCCGGGCCGAGATGTACCAGAGCCAGCTTGCCGCCTGCGGGCGCCTGTGATCAGCCGCGCCGCGCGTCGATTTCCAGCCCGATGTTGAACATCGTCGAGGGATAGCGCGCGCCGGTCTTCATCTCGCCCAGGATCACCGTGGTCTCGCCGCCGTCGGACCGGATGATCCATTGCCGCAGCGCCACCGGCCCGGGGGTAAAGACCATCTCGATGGAGCCGTATTCGGGGTGTTCGGGGTCCTGCGCGCGGACGCGGGTGGTGCCCTGCACCTCGGTATGGGCCACCACCATCCGGGCCCTGCCCAGATCGACATTCGCCGCAAGGATCAGGTTCAGGGGCGTGCGGCGCAGCGGATACTGCTCGGGTGGCTGGTTCGACTTGGCGTCGAAGATCGCGACGGTGCCGCCGCCCGCCATGACAAGCGTCGCATCGGGCTTGGCGTATTCGAAGCGGACGCGCCCCGGGCGGTGGATGATCAGCCGCCCGGTCGAGATCGTGCCATCCTCGTTCACCTGGGTGAAATCGGCCTCGGCGGTCGTCAGGCCGTTCAGATAGCGCGATATCTCGGCCAGCGGGATCGGCGCTGCACCGGCCCCCCGGGGGATCAGCGCGACGGCCAGCGACGAAAGGATCAGGGTGCGACGGTCCATGGGCTGCATATACGCCCCGCCGCGCCGCCGCGCATCCCCCCGCATGCTCACATCCCGGCGACGGCGCCGAAACATCGCCGCCGCCGGGCGCGGGTCATTCCGCCGCCACGGCCTCTGCGGCCGGGTCCCAGCCCGAAATCGCCTTGACCTCGAGGAATTCCTCGATGCCCCAGACGCCGCCCTCTCGCGCGCGGCCGCTGGCCTTGACCCCGCCGAAGGGCGCCCCCGCGCCGCGCGGCCGTCCGTTCATCTCGACCATGCCCGCCCGCAGCGCCCGGGCCAGCCGGTTGCGGCGCGCACCGTCGCCCGACTGGACATAGTTCGTCAGGCCATAGGGCGTGTCATTGGCGATGCGGATCGCCTGTTCCTCGGTGTCGAAGGGGATGATCGACAGGACGGGGCCAAAGATTTCCTCGCGCTCGATGGTCATGCCGGGCTTCACGTCGGCAAAGACCGTGGGGCGGACGTAGAAACCCTTGTTCATGCCCTCGGGCAGGCCAAGGCCGCCCGCCACCAGCCGCGCGCCCTCGTCGATGCCCTTCTGGATATAGCCCTGGATCTGGTCCCACTGGCGCTTGTTCACGACCGGGCCGATGTGGCGGCCGTGCTGCGAGGCGGGTCCCACGCCCATGTTGCGCGCCACCTCGGCCGCGATTTCCACGGCGCGGTCATAGGCGGGGCGTTCCACCAGCATCCGCGTGGGGGCGTTGCAGGACTGGCCGGAGTTGTAGAAACAATGCGTGGCCCCGCGCTTCACCGCCTTTTCGTCGGCATCGGCAAAGATCAGGTTGGCGCCCTTGCCGCCCAGCTCCAGCGTCACGCGCTTCAGCGTCTCGGCCGCCGCGCGGCTGATCGCGCGGCCCGCCCGCGTGGACCCGGTGAAGCTGATCATCTCGACATCGGGATGGGCCGACAGCTGCGCGCCCACGCCGGTGCCGTCGCCGTTCACGAGGTTGAACACGCCGGGCGGCAGGCCCGCGTCATGCACCATCTCGGCAAAGACGATCGAGGACAGCGGCGCCTCCTCCGACGGCTTCAGGATGCAGGTGCAGCCTGCCAGCAGCGCCGGGATGACCTTGAGCGTGACCTGGTTCATCGGCCAGTTCCACGGCGTGATCAGGCCGACAACGCCGATCGGTTCCAGCGCGATGCGGCTGTCGGGGGCATGCGGACCCAGCGGGCGGACCCATTCGATGTGGTCGAAGGCGGTCAGGAAGTTCTTCAGGTGCCAGGGCAGGCATTCGGCCTGATCGGCAAGCGACATGTCGATGGGTGCGCCCATCTCGGTGCTCATCGCCTGCGCCAGATCGTGCTTGCGGCGGTCGTACTGCGCCAGGATGCGCTCGGCCGCGGCCCGCCGTTCGGCGGGGGGCGTGGCCGACCAGCCGGGAAGCGCGGCCCTGGCGGCGGCGACGGCGGCATCGGTGTCGGGCTGGTCGCCAAGGCTGATGATGGCACAGACCTCTTCGGTGGAGGGGTCGATCACCGGGCAGTCGCGGGCTGCGGCGGGGGCGACCCAGCGGCCCCCGATGTAGAATTCGCGTTTCTCGATCATGGTCGGTCCTTTCCGGTCTTTGCGGACAGGGTGGCACCGCGCGCCGCCCGCCGCAAGCACCGGTCCGGTTTGCCGCAGGGGGATGCAACCTGCCCGCCAAGGGGATACATGGGGACGGGATCATCCTGCCGAAAGGAACCGCCATGGGCCTGCGCATCAACGACATCGCCCCCGATTTCACCGCCGAGTCGACCGGGGGAACCCTCCGGTTCCATGACTGGATGGGCGACAGCTATGCGATCATCTTCAGCCATCCGAAGGATTTCACCCCGGTCTGCACGACCGAGTTCGGGGCGGTGGCGCAGCTGCTGCCCGAATTCGCGGCGCGGAACACCAAGGTGATCGGCGTGTCGGTCGATTCGGTGGACGATCACCTGAAATGGAAGCGCGACATCGAATCCTTCGGCGGCGCGCCCGCCGATTTCCCGATCATCGACGACACCTCGCTGGCGGTGGCCAAGGCCTATGACATGCTGCCGGCCGACTACTACACCCCGACCGAGGGGCGGGCGCCCGCGCATACCGCGACCGTGCGCACCGTCTATATCGTCGGCCCGGACAAGCGGGTGCGGCTGACCATGACCTATCCGATGTCGGTCGGGCGCAACTTTGCCGAGGTGCTGCGCGCGCTCGACGCGGTGCGGGCCACCGATGGCGTGCCCTTCGCCACGCCCGCCAACTGGGTGCCGGGGCAGGACGTGATCGTGGCGCTGTCGGTCTCGACCGAGGACGCGCGGGCGCGGTTCGGCGAACTGGACGTGCGGCTGCCCTACCTGCGGTTCGTCAGGGCGCCGAAAGGGTAGGGCGCGCCCCAGACGGCGGGCGCCTCTCGCGCCAGCGTCGCGGTCTCGGCCCGGGACAGGCGGCGCAGCGCCTCGGCCTCGCTGCCGGTCTCGGCGATCGCCCGCCGCCACAGCCGCAGAAGCGAGGCCGCGCTCCACGGCAGCGCGGCCTGCGCCGCCCAGCGGCGCAGGGCGGGCGGCAGCCGGTCATGTGCCGCCATCGGATCGGCGCTGCGCCAGCGGGCGCGCGGGCTGGTCAGGTTGCGGGGCATCGGTGCCGCCGGTCAGGCGGCCTGTCGGCGCCAGGCCGGGAACGGATCGGGCAGTCCGGCCCAGGCGCCCGGCGTGTAGTCCGGCGCCGGGATCAGCGCGGCGTCCAGGGCCTGCCGGATCGCCGCCTCGTCCATCCCCGACCCGATGAACACGATCTCCTGCCGCCGGTCGCCCCAGGGTTCCTGCCATTTCGCGGCGACCTCTGCCAGGGCCGAGGGATGCGTGGGCCAGCGGTCGCGCGGGACCGATGCCCACCAGCCGCCCAGCGGCACCACCGACGACACCGCCCCCGCCAGCGAGAACTCGGCCACCCAGTTCGGGCGGCTGGCGATCCAGAAATGCCCCTTGGCGCGGATCACCCCGGGCAGGTCGCCGTTCAGCACCCGGTGGATGCGCGCCGGGTGGAACGGCTGGCGCGCGCGGTAGACGAAAGACCGGATGCCGTATTCCTCGGTCTCGGGCACGTGATGGGCAAAGCCATACAGTTCCTTGGCCCAGTAGGGGTGTTCATGGGCGCGGTCGAAGTCGAACAGCCCGGTGTCGAAGATCGCGTCGGGGTCAACGCGCGAATGATCGGTCTCGATCAGCCGGGCATCGGGGTTCAGGGCGCGGATGATGCGCCGCGCCGCCTCGGCGCGGTCTGCCCCCGCATCCCGCACCTTGTTCAGGATCACCACGTCGGCGAATTCGATCTGCTCGGTCAGCAGGTTGACCAGCGTACGCTCGTCACCCGCGCCGGCCGTCTCGCCCCGGTCCGCCAGGAAATCGTGGCTGGAGAAATCACGCAGCAGGTTGATCGCATCGACCACCGTGACCATCGTGTCCAGCCGCGCCACGTCCGACAGGCTGTCGCCCGCGGCATCGCGGAAATCGAAGGTCGCGGCCACGGGCAGCGGTTCGGCGATGCCGGTCGATTCGATCAGCAGGTAGTCGAACCGCCCCTCGTCGGCCAGGCGGCGCACCTCGGACAGCAGGTCGTCGCGCAGGGTGCAGCAGATGCAGCCGTTGGTCATCTCGACCAGCTTCTCCTCGGTCCGCGACAGGTCGGCACCGCCGCGCACCAGGTCGGCGTCGATGTTCACCTCGGACATGTCGTTCACGATCACCGCCACCCGGCGGCCGTCACGGTTGTTCAGCACATGGTTCAGCAGCGTCGTCTTTCCGGCGCCGAGAAAGCCGGACAGCACGGTGACGGGCAGGCGGGTGTCATGGGGGCGGGTGTCGGGCATGGGAACCTCCGGTTTGGCGGAGGTCTATTATGTTATACTATTACGTTCAAGGCCCATCAGAACGCGCCGAACACCGCACCCAGCATCACGATCACCCCGCAGGCCAGAAGTGGCCCGACCACCGCCACCGCGAAGATGTCGCCATAGGCGCGCCCATGCGTCATGCCGCAGATGCCCAGCAGCGTGATCACCGCGCCATTGTGCGGCAGGGTGTCAAGCCCGCCGGTCGCCACCGCCACCACCCGGTGCAGCAGCGCCGGGTCAACGCCCTGCGTCCTCGCCTGTTCCATCAGGTCGGCGCCGATGGCATCCAGCGCGATCGACATCCCGCCCGAGGCCGACCCGGTGATCCCGGCCAGCGCCCCGGTCGCCAGTGCCGCCTGCACCACCACGTCACCCCCGGCCAGCGCATCCAGCGCGCCGCGCACCGCCGCAAAGCCGGGAAGCGCCGCGGCCACCGCGCCAAAGCCCACCAGGCTTGCGGTGTTGAACAGCGGCAGAAGCGATGCCTCGGCCCCGCGGTTCAGGCTTGCCATGGGCTGCGGCGGCGGGGCCAGCAGCAGCGCCAGCAGGATCGCCCCGGTCAGCGCCACCAGCACCGACCACAGGCCCGCCACCCGCGACAGGCTGGTGACGCCGAAGGCCGGCTCGGCCAGATAGGCGGTGTCGATCCGGGGCAGGATCATGCCCACCGCCAGCGTCAGAACCGCGACCGACAGGATGGGCAGCGCCGCGCGCCAGACCGGCACGGCGGGCGCAACCGCTCCGTCCGTCTCGGGCGGCAGCACGGGGTCGCCGTCCAGGCGTCGGCTGCGCCACCCCAGCCAGGCCATCCCGAAGCCCAGCATCACCGCCGCCGCGATCAGCCCGAGTCCGGGGGCGGCAAAGGCGTCGGTCCCGAAATGCGGCATCGGAATCGCGTTCTGGATGGCCGGGGTGCCGGGCAGGGCGGTCATGGTGAAGGTAAAGGCGCCCAGCGCGATGGCCGCCGGAATCAGCCGGGCGGGTGTGCCGGTCTCGGCGAACAGCGCCCGCGCCAGCGGCCAGGCCGCAAAGGCCACCACGAACAGCGACACGCCGCCGTAGGTCAGCGCGGCGCAGGCCAGCACCACCGCCAGGATCGCCCGGCGATGCCCCAGCGCGCCCGCGATGGCGCGGGCCAGGCTGGCCGCCGCGCCCGAGGTCTCCATCACCCGCCCGAACACGGCGCCCAGCAGGAACAGCGGCAGGAACGACACCACGAACCCGCCCGCCGCCGGCATGAAGACCTGCGTCCATTGCGCCAGCCAGGGCGCCCCCGACACCGCCGCCGCCGCGACGGCCAGCAACGGCGCCAGGATCAGCACCGAGGCCCCCGCCCAGGCCCCCGCGATCAGCAGCGCCAGCGCGGCAAAGAGGATGAGGATGTCCATGGCGGCCCCGTGTCTTGCTGCGACGCAGCATAGCGCAGGCCGGTGCCCGGGGCCAGCACTGCGGCCGGATCTGCGGTGCCGGATCGGCATCGGACCAGTCGCGCGAAACGCAAGCGGCCCGGCAATCCTGCCGGGCCGCCCGTTCCGTGATGGTCGAAGGATCAGGCCTGTTCGGCCTCTTCCTTCTTCTTCTCGGTGATCTCGGCGCCGGTTTCCTGGTCGACCATCTTCATGCCCAGGCGCACCTTGCCGCGCTCGTCAAAGCCCAGCAGCTTGACCTTCACTTCCTGGCCTTCCTTCAGCAGCTCGTTCGGGTGGTTCAGGCGCTTGTTGGCGATCTGGGACACATGCACCAGACCGTCGCGCTTGCCGAAGAAGTTCACGAAGGCGCCGAAATCCACCAGCTTGACCACGCGGCCGGTGTAGATCTGTCCTTCTTCCGGCTCGGCCACGATCGACCAGATCATGTCATAGGCCTTCTTGATGGCCGCCTGGTCGTTCGAGGCGATCTTGATCACGCCGTCGTCGTTGATGTCGACCTTGGCGCCCGACACCTCCACGATCTCGCGGATCACCTTGCCGCCCGACCCGATCACTTCGCGGATCTTGTCGGTGGGGATGGTCAGCGTCTCGATCTTCGGCGCGTACTGGCTGAACGCATTGGCCGAGGTCAGGGCCTTGCCCATCTCGCCCAGGATGTGCATCCGGCCGTCCCTGGCCTGCGCCAGGGCCTGTTCCATGATCTCGGGCGTGATCCCGGCGACCTTGATGTCCATCTGCAGGCTGGTGATGCCGTTCTCGGTGCCTGCCACCTTGAAGTCCATGTCGCCGAGGTGATCCTCGTCGCCCAGGATGTCGGTCAGCACGGCCCACTTGCCGTCATCTTCCAGGATCAGCCCCATGGCGACACCCGCCACCGGCGCCTTCAGCGGCACGCCCGCATCCATCATCGACAGCGATCCGCCGCAGACCGAGGCCATCGAGGACGACCCGTTGCTTTCGGTGATCTCCGACACCACGCGGATGGTATAGGGGAAATCCGTCGCGGCGGGCAGCACCGCCTGCAGCGCGCGCCAGGCCAGTTTCCCGTGGCCGATCTCGCGGCGGCCGGGCGGGCCGAAGCGGCCGACCTCGCCCACCGAATAGGGCGGGAAGTTGTAGTGCAGCAGGAAGTTCGACCGGCTGTTGCCATGCAGCGCGTCGATGATCTGCTCGTCCTCGCCGGTGCCGAGCGTCGTCACCACCAGGCCCTGCGTCTCGCCCCGGGTGAACAGCGCCGACCCGTGGGTGCGCGGCAGCACGCTGGTCTCGCAGGAAATCGGGCGCACCGTGCGGTTGTCGCGCCCGTCGATGCGCGCGCCGCCGTTGATGATGTCGCCGCGCAGGATCGAGGATTCCAGCTTCTTGATGGCCGACCCCAGGTTCTCGTCCTTAAGGTCTTCCTCCGGCAGCGCGGCCCGGATGGCATCGGCCGCCGCGTCGATCGCATTCGTCCGCTCCTGCTTGTCACGGATGGCAAAGGCCGCGCGCATCTGCGCCTCGCCCGCCGCCCTGACGCGGGCATAGAGCGCCGAATAGTCCGGCGGTGCGAAGTCGAAGGGTTCCTTGGCGCAGTCCTCGGCGAAGTCGATGATCAGGTCGATCACCGGCTGCATCGCGGCATGGCCGAACTTCACCGCGCCCAGCATCTCGGCCTCGGACAGCTCATAGGCTTCCGATTCCACCATCATCACCGCGTCCTTGGTCCCGGCGATCACCAGGTCCAGCCGCTGCTCGGGGTTCGACCGCAGCTTCTGCATGTCGTCCACGTCGGGGTTCAGCACATACTCGCCGTTGGCAAAGCCCACGCGCGCCGCGCCGATCGGGCCCATGAAGGGCACGCCCGAGATCGTCAGCGCCGCCGAGGCCGCGATCATCGCCACGATGTCGGGCTCGTTCACCAGGTCGTGCGACAGCACGGTGACGATCACCAGCACCTCGTTGCGGAAACCCTCGACGAACAGCGGGCGGATCGGCCGGTCGATCAGCCGCGACGTCAGCGTTTCCTTTTCGGACGGCCGCGCCTCGCGCTTGAAGAACCCGCCGGGGATCTTGCCCGCGGCGTAATAGCGCTCCTGGTAGTGGACCGTCAGCGGAAAGAAATCCTGGCCCGGCTTCGCCGTCTTGGCGAAGGTCACGTTGGCCATGACGCTGGTTTCGCCCAGCGTGGCGATGACCGAACCGTCCGCCTGCCGGGCCACCCGGCCCGATTCCAGCGTGAGCGTCTCCTTGCCCCATTCGATCGACTTCTTGGTGATATTGAACATCTCGTATCCCATCATGCCGGGGGACCCTCCCGCCGGCTTCTCGTTTGCGTACGGGCCCCATGCCCGTGGCCCCGTCGTGCTGTGCCTGCGTCACGGGGCCCCGGGCGCAGACCGTTCCCCGGAACCCCGGGGCCGGAAAGGCGAAGGCGCGCCCGCAGGGGGCGCGCCTTCGTTCATCTCAGCGGCGCAGGCCCAGGCGCCCGATCAGCGACTGGTAGCGGCCCTCGTCCTTGCCCTTGAGATAGTCCAGGAGCTTGCGGCGCTGCGCCACCATCATCAGCAGGCCCCGGCGCGAATGGTTGTCCTTCTTGTGGCCCTTGAAGTGTTCCGTCAGTGTCGCGATGCGCGACGACAGGATGGCCACCTGAACCTCGGGCGAACCGGTGTCGCCCTCTTTCGTCGCATATTCCTTGATGAGGCGCGACTTTTCCTCGACCGTGATCGACATCGGATGACTCCTTGGATTGATGTGACGGCACAAGCCGGGATGTCGTCCAGCAAGGCCCTTGCCACGACCCGCCGGGGGTCGCGCCCCGCCGGTTCGCCGACGGATGCGCGCGTATAGGGGATCGGCGCGAAAAAGGAAAGCACGAATGCGGGCGGCGGCGGCCGCCCGGCTGCCCGGCGCCGAAAGGTTGAACCGAATGCGCGGGGCTTTCCGGCAGGCGCCACCGCAGGGCACTGGCGCGGCGTCGCGACCTGTGGCAGTATGCCCCGGAATTACCCTTGCTGGTCATATGGTTAACCGAAAAATGGTTAACGGCCGGCGGGGCCGTGCCGTTGGGGGTGGGAATGCTGGCGCTGCTGGGATTGCTGGGGGCGATCGTCGCCGGGGTGGTGGCCGACATGGCGCTGCCGCGCGACGATGACGGCGATGACGGGACGGGCGATGATGCGGCCAAGGACGCCACGGCGGGCGATGCCCTGGCGGCGGGCGATACCGCGGCCGGTGACACCGTCGCGCCGCCGGGCACATCCGTGCTCGACTTCGCCATGGCAGCGCCCGCGCCGCAAGAGGCCGGGCAGCAGGCCGAACCCGCCCCCGTGCCCCGCGAGACCGGGTTCGATTCCTCTGACGATCCCGTGCCGCCCGCCCCGGGGCAGGCGCTGGTCGGCACCGCGGGCCCGGACATTCTGGCGGGCGAGGCGGGCGAT
Encoded here:
- a CDS encoding outer membrane lipoprotein carrier protein LolA, translated to MDRRTLILSSLAVALIPRGAGAAPIPLAEISRYLNGLTTAEADFTQVNEDGTISTGRLIIHRPGRVRFEYAKPDATLVMAGGGTVAIFDAKSNQPPEQYPLRRTPLNLILAANVDLGRARMVVAHTEVQGTTRVRAQDPEHPEYGSIEMVFTPGPVALRQWIIRSDGGETTVILGEMKTGARYPSTMFNIGLEIDARRG
- a CDS encoding peroxiredoxin — encoded protein: MGLRINDIAPDFTAESTGGTLRFHDWMGDSYAIIFSHPKDFTPVCTTEFGAVAQLLPEFAARNTKVIGVSVDSVDDHLKWKRDIESFGGAPADFPIIDDTSLAVAKAYDMLPADYYTPTEGRAPAHTATVRTVYIVGPDKRVRLTMTYPMSVGRNFAEVLRALDAVRATDGVPFATPANWVPGQDVIVALSVSTEDARARFGELDVRLPYLRFVRAPKG
- a CDS encoding GntP family permease produces the protein MDILILFAALALLIAGAWAGASVLILAPLLAVAAAAVSGAPWLAQWTQVFMPAAGGFVVSFLPLFLLGAVFGRVMETSGAAASLARAIAGALGHRRAILAVVLACAALTYGGVSLFVVAFAAWPLARALFAETGTPARLIPAAIALGAFTFTMTALPGTPAIQNAIPMPHFGTDAFAAPGLGLIAAAVMLGFGMAWLGWRSRRLDGDPVLPPETDGAVAPAVPVWRAALPILSVAVLTLAVGMILPRIDTAYLAEPAFGVTSLSRVAGLWSVLVALTGAILLALLLAPPPQPMASLNRGAEASLLPLFNTASLVGFGAVAAALPGFAAVRGALDALAGGDVVVQAALATGALAGITGSASGGMSIALDAIGADLMEQARTQGVDPALLHRVVAVATGGLDTLPHNGAVITLLGICGMTHGRAYGDIFAVAVVGPLLACGVIVMLGAVFGAF
- the pnp gene encoding polyribonucleotide nucleotidyltransferase — encoded protein: MFNITKKSIEWGKETLTLESGRVARQADGSVIATLGETSVMANVTFAKTAKPGQDFFPLTVHYQERYYAAGKIPGGFFKREARPSEKETLTSRLIDRPIRPLFVEGFRNEVLVIVTVLSHDLVNEPDIVAMIAASAALTISGVPFMGPIGAARVGFANGEYVLNPDVDDMQKLRSNPEQRLDLVIAGTKDAVMMVESEAYELSEAEMLGAVKFGHAAMQPVIDLIIDFAEDCAKEPFDFAPPDYSALYARVRAAGEAQMRAAFAIRDKQERTNAIDAAADAIRAALPEEDLKDENLGSAIKKLESSILRGDIINGGARIDGRDNRTVRPISCETSVLPRTHGSALFTRGETQGLVVTTLGTGEDEQIIDALHGNSRSNFLLHYNFPPYSVGEVGRFGPPGRREIGHGKLAWRALQAVLPAATDFPYTIRVVSEITESNGSSSMASVCGGSLSMMDAGVPLKAPVAGVAMGLILEDDGKWAVLTDILGDEDHLGDMDFKVAGTENGITSLQMDIKVAGITPEIMEQALAQARDGRMHILGEMGKALTSANAFSQYAPKIETLTIPTDKIREVIGSGGKVIREIVEVSGAKVDINDDGVIKIASNDQAAIKKAYDMIWSIVAEPEEGQIYTGRVVKLVDFGAFVNFFGKRDGLVHVSQIANKRLNHPNELLKEGQEVKVKLLGFDERGKVRLGMKMVDQETGAEITEKKKEEAEQA
- a CDS encoding GTP-binding protein, which translates into the protein MPDTRPHDTRLPVTVLSGFLGAGKTTLLNHVLNNRDGRRVAVIVNDMSEVNIDADLVRGGADLSRTEEKLVEMTNGCICCTLRDDLLSEVRRLADEGRFDYLLIESTGIAEPLPVAATFDFRDAAGDSLSDVARLDTMVTVVDAINLLRDFSSHDFLADRGETAGAGDERTLVNLLTEQIEFADVVILNKVRDAGADRAEAARRIIRALNPDARLIETDHSRVDPDAIFDTGLFDFDRAHEHPYWAKELYGFAHHVPETEEYGIRSFVYRARQPFHPARIHRVLNGDLPGVIRAKGHFWIASRPNWVAEFSLAGAVSSVVPLGGWWASVPRDRWPTHPSALAEVAAKWQEPWGDRRQEIVFIGSGMDEAAIRQALDAALIPAPDYTPGAWAGLPDPFPAWRRQAA
- a CDS encoding aldehyde dehydrogenase family protein, translated to MIEKREFYIGGRWVAPAAARDCPVIDPSTEEVCAIISLGDQPDTDAAVAAARAALPGWSATPPAERRAAAERILAQYDRRKHDLAQAMSTEMGAPIDMSLADQAECLPWHLKNFLTAFDHIEWVRPLGPHAPDSRIALEPIGVVGLITPWNWPMNQVTLKVIPALLAGCTCILKPSEEAPLSSIVFAEMVHDAGLPPGVFNLVNGDGTGVGAQLSAHPDVEMISFTGSTRAGRAISRAAAETLKRVTLELGGKGANLIFADADEKAVKRGATHCFYNSGQSCNAPTRMLVERPAYDRAVEIAAEVARNMGVGPASQHGRHIGPVVNKRQWDQIQGYIQKGIDEGARLVAGGLGLPEGMNKGFYVRPTVFADVKPGMTIEREEIFGPVLSIIPFDTEEQAIRIANDTPYGLTNYVQSGDGARRNRLARALRAGMVEMNGRPRGAGAPFGGVKASGRAREGGVWGIEEFLEVKAISGWDPAAEAVAAE
- a CDS encoding lytic transglycosylase; the protein is MSRPFRALALCLVLAACGGREYSAPRDLENACSIVAERPAYFRAMKQAERKWGVPVPVQMATIHAESKFIGNARTPHQYALGIIPMGRQSSAYGYSQALDGTWEEYQDAEGRRGARRDRIEDATDFMGWYMTLTERNLGISKRDARNQYLAYHEGRTGYARGSYNAKPWLIAVAGRVQTRAEMYQSQLAACGRL
- the rpsO gene encoding 30S ribosomal protein S15 — its product is MSITVEEKSRLIKEYATKEGDTGSPEVQVAILSSRIATLTEHFKGHKKDNHSRRGLLMMVAQRRKLLDYLKGKDEGRYQSLIGRLGLRR